Proteins encoded in a region of the Streptacidiphilus rugosus AM-16 genome:
- a CDS encoding IS3 family transposase (programmed frameshift) yields MGTSKYSPEFRADAVALYHATPGGTYASVAQDVGVNHETLRIWVRDAEAAARPGAGEASAMEKENRQLRARVKELELEREILRRAAKYFAPGDQLVSSRFQFVEDHRDAYGVKRLCRMMQVSRSGFYRWLAGADARMERARADAELAERIARIHTDSDGTYGVPRVTAELRDAGDRINHKRVERVMRTFGIVGLHLRKKVRTTIPEPSATPVPDLLDRDFTAARPNTRYVGDITYLPIGGGQFLYLATVLDLCSKRLAGWSIADHMRTSLVTDALRAAAAARGAAGLRGAIFHSDNGAQYGSRDFAHVCAELGVTRSRGAVGTSADNAAAESFNATMKRETLQGRKRWNGAREARLAVFRWVTRYNTRRRHSSLGQISPVTYEQRSTTLVVAA; encoded by the exons TTGGGGACGTCGAAGTACAGCCCTGAGTTCAGGGCCGATGCCGTCGCGCTGTACCACGCCACGCCGGGCGGTACGTACGCGTCGGTGGCCCAGGACGTGGGCGTCAACCACGAGACGCTGCGGATCTGGGTGCGTGATGCGGAGGCGGCTGCCCGGCCGGGGGCCGGTGAGGCGAGCGCGATGGAGAAGGAGAACCGGCAGCTGCGGGCGCGGGTGAAGGAGCTCGAGCTCGAGCGGGAGATCCTGCGCAGGGCCGCGAAGTATTTCGCCC CGGGAGACCAGCTGGTGAGCAGCCGCTTTCAGTTCGTCGAGGATCACCGGGACGCCTACGGCGTGAAGCGGCTGTGCCGGATGATGCAGGTCTCGCGGTCCGGGTTCTACCGGTGGCTGGCCGGCGCGGACGCGCGCATGGAACGGGCGAGGGCGGACGCGGAGCTTGCCGAGCGGATCGCCCGGATCCACACCGACTCGGACGGGACCTACGGGGTTCCGCGCGTCACCGCCGAGCTGCGGGATGCCGGGGACCGGATTAACCACAAGCGCGTGGAACGCGTGATGCGCACGTTCGGCATCGTCGGGCTGCACCTGCGCAAGAAGGTCCGCACCACGATCCCCGAGCCGTCGGCGACACCGGTGCCGGACCTGCTGGACCGTGACTTCACCGCGGCCAGGCCGAACACCAGGTACGTGGGCGACATAACCTACCTGCCCATCGGTGGCGGCCAGTTCCTTTACCTGGCCACGGTGTTGGACCTGTGCTCGAAACGGCTGGCGGGCTGGTCGATCGCCGACCACATGCGCACGTCCCTGGTGACCGACGCCCTGCGGGCCGCCGCGGCCGCCCGCGGCGCAGCCGGACTGCGCGGGGCGATTTTCCACAGCGACAACGGGGCCCAGTACGGGTCCAGGGACTTCGCGCACGTCTGCGCGGAGCTCGGCGTGACCAGATCGCGCGGCGCAGTGGGCACCAGCGCGGACAACGCCGCCGCGGAGAGCTTCAACGCGACCATGAAACGCGAGACGCTCCAGGGACGGAAACGGTGGAACGGGGCCCGCGAAGCCCGACTCGCCGTCTTCCGGTGGGTGACCCGCTACAACACCCGGCGGCGGCACTCCAGCCTCGGCCAGATCAGCCCGGTCACCTACGAACAACGATCAACTACGCTGGTCGTTGCCGCATGA